The genomic segment GGTACGCTGGCCTTAAGCATCAGAGGTGTGACATTTGGAGACCTCCTTTTGTGAATTTGTGAGAATATTTATCCTAGAGAATGAAACACTTCTCCATTTTGAGTCACCACATCAGCATCCGGCACTTGTGGATCAGCTGTAACGTCTCAAGCTAAGTAGAGCTCCTGCTCCCTGCCCCACCTGCGACCTGCAGCTTTGCCCTTGTTCCTTACTGATCAGCGTGACATTTCTTTTCCTTTTTTCATCTTGTAGCCTCTCTGAGTGAGGCAGACAATCCAGTGTCTATATTAAGTGTGGTTCTCTATGTGTATGAATTGGAGCATGCATAAAATATTTTGCACATGCTAGTCTCGCCGTACGTCTCCCGTTGTAAAGGCCCGGAAGAAAGTCAGTCTTGTTTGGTTCACATGGTTTGCTGACATATTTTACCCTAACATCTGGCTTGTattcaccccacctccccacccacaggaTGACATTCTGGTGACGCCAGTGGTGGCATTTATAGCTGATACGTTCCATCCACAGCCCAACGCTGACGAAGTGAGTGATGTGTTTATCCTTCCATTGTACCACTTCTTAAAGTCGGAAGAGCACTCTTCAACTCTTTACGATGCGGGAATGTTGCTACACTTCTTCACATTCAAGGACCAGCAGCTGAACAAGTCATTCACTGTTTGGGGCCTCACTGCCCAGATTTGTATTATTGTGGCCTTTATAGCTCTAGGCCAGAGCCCTTTGTTTAAGGTCGATTTTGACATAGATAATCCCTTTGCAAGTTTGGAAAAATATCTTATGGTAAAATATGCCACCAGTAAGCTATGAGTTTACTAATTCCTTGCTCTATCTTTAAACAGGCGGTGGTTAAACACTAATCTCTCAGTAAAATCTGAAGCCCGAATTTATGTTGGCCAATTACGTGCCATATTAATTGTTCAACCTTTATGTAAAGTCTTCTCAATTTCTTCATTTTTAATTTGTCGTTTTCTAAACAATTGCCTTGGCATAAGCCAGCGGTtaactacagtaagaagtcttacaacaccaggttaaagtccaacatatttctttggaatcactagctttaggagcatagctccttcatcaggtgagtcactcacCTGATGGAGGAGCTACCCTCTGAAAGGCAGCGATTCCAAAGAaatatgttggactttaacctggtgttgtgagacgtcATACTGTgaccacctcagtccaacgccggcatctccacatcatagcgttTAACTAGGTTGAGTCTTTTGTGATGTTACTGCAGTGTTTAATGGTAACTTTTGTTCTGATCTCATGCTGTGGACCAATTTGAAATCTTGGCAGAGTTTGTGTCACTTAAACAAATATGTATATGTTATGTAATAAATTGATACTTATGCAGAAAAATAATAAATTGTTTAATTTACAAATATATGCTTGAATAGACTATCctacattattaataataataataataatctttattgtcacaagtaggcttacattaacactgcattgaagttactgtgaaaagccctcgtcgccacattctggctcctgttcgggtacacagagggagaactcagaatgtccaaattacctaacagcacgtcttttggggcttgtgggaggaaactccggagcacccggaggaaacccacgcagacacggggagaacaggcagactccacacaggcagtgacccaagctg from the Scyliorhinus torazame isolate Kashiwa2021f chromosome 10, sScyTor2.1, whole genome shotgun sequence genome contains:
- the LOC140430371 gene encoding peroxisomal coenzyme A diphosphatase NUDT7-like, whose translation is MKMRSSRGEVCFPGGKQDTRDRTEIDTALREAQEEIGLPPDQVEVICKLVPIINKDDILVTPVVAFIADTFHPQPNADEVSDVFILPLYHFLKSEEHSSTLYDAGMLLHFFTFKDQQLNKSFTVWGLTAQICIIVAFIALGQSPLFKVDFDIDNPFASLEKYLMVKYATSKL